acacggcccttcagcgcctcagggacgaagatttttaaggctgtgtgggtcaactggaccaaaatcctaaacatgacccaaaaggtggttgtttatgcaaagtcagccctccagtgtccctttcgggaacattcagctatttgtgacaaaaacagcatcacccgacttatttatgactctttttatcgtttttcaaaatagaaaactcaatattgcaaacacggcctctcaacgcctcggggacgaatatttttaaggctgtgtgggtcaactggaccaaaatcctaaaacaatGCCCCAAAGgtgactgtttatgcaaagtagccttccggcgtctcttttgggaacattcggctatgtcttgataaaacagcatcacccgacttctttatgacagaattaaaattttgacatgtttttttttattatttattttttggctattttagtaaaatggggggttggacccgatgagggttgcctacgtatctcacatccggtgagaatcaaacccgcgtagttcgggcgattggatacgggtgagaaataaaaaaaataactaattcagagaaaacatatcttttttttttcttttgctttttcttaaaaggtgatgaaacatgtaaaatcttttggattttctttttccttttttttattttttatttttcaaaaatgataaaaagtgcaaagaatttttttttttgaattcatttttttttaaaaataaaaatgtaacaaaacataaccgggccctatttgctttatcttcgcacttcaccctctcttttttctttttccttttcattcactctcaattatcattggtccgccaaatgacccttttacccttgaaggaatgcaacatgtagcacataagatgcatcaagatggtctttttcatttcaggttgctagccctagacagacccaacccctgtcaaatgcaacatgatgcaaataatcgttcctactagggatccggcatgaagtcctgttattttatgttcaaaacctgagtaagtgtactagactgtgtacccgagcggacaactcgagtcgaggagggggcaacttaccgggaaccaaaaggccatccggcttcgtaacttgtccgacctctttcttatttcagggtataacactaacagaatagggagtctcaaccagtaagcacatccccggaggtgaagagagaagggttcggcacagtttatatatacagtcaaataatatcaaagcggtaaaagcagcatttagcacattaggctcaaacatgtaaaaatcagataaagccacaTATaataatttatctaagctcgaatttctaaccccgaaccagtggttctgggtccaaatccccagcagagtcgccagagctgtcacacctcctttttccgcccccgcgggggtgaagggagtttttttccaattaaaggatgatcgaaacgggatttatttatttatttcagagtcgccacttgggagatttagggtgtcccaagtcaccaattttaatcccgaatcgaggaaaagaatgactccatattacagtctgcgtaccagaaatccggataaggaattctgttaacccgggagaaggtgttaggcattcccgagttccgtggttctagcacggtcgctcaactgtcatattcggcttgattatctgatttaatacatgttgaacctatgtgcaaaatttaacttttaaccgcttttatcatttactgttatttttatcaagaattgcaacatcgtggaaacacatctcgaaccacgtcacatcaatgcacccgtggttgtgggcatatttcaactctgttgagatttggatttgggtcacataaatgtgcacccgagtttaagaaaattaaattattaaaggcgcgtctaaagcgactagcgtataaTTTactttgggtaagaccgtggaattcactaaatagtccatcccgaattctaaatattcaattaaacatttattgagggccccgcaattggtgcattttattgggcgaggctcatctcattttattttttaaaggacagtcctaaaatgcctacatttttctcttattaaatttgtctctacaaaataaaagagaaaatgtcttaatttatttacatgctactacctagttacattatactaggtatgttctcagtttgtcaaattaaaaaaaaacttagcaatctaattttaatcctagaccatttacatgctaaaattaaccaatattatttaactaaacaatattcctaccgagttcctaaatggcctattcgtttgatttttttgactaggcggagttactacaccatttatttatttttagggcaatatatagatagttcatccgttaagctatcgtcggatgttccactgtatatattaaatagctacatgattctgatttttgcaagctaaataatttatacatacaaataaaattcagaatataattaaattaaatttagaatttcaactcttcattttcgtattcatgcttcatatttcggtttacaataaccagcgtgtcagttgtgtacctgatatcggaagcaaaagaaaatgaagatgagaatcagcagcagtaataacagtacaacacaacaacaacagcccagcaacagtaacaacccagtaacagaccggtggagtagtaatcccaaaacaaatgcttccaacttttatgaaacaacaacaattaatgctgatttcaaacaatgaaaaaaagcagaagattttttagtttttttttattagtttgaatatttttcagaatttttctctcttaaatattcagctctttttttctctccctttgtgtttttctgttctgtctctttttattctcttatttcagattcctctctcttcttttcgaTTATCTCCCTCTATTTATATCACATTCCCAaactcaattaaaatcaatcactttctcctaccaaacccattatcttccacTCACCcacattacattaaataaatatatcaaccccaccccattatattttgttcctcatgcctaacataaacaaatacaagattctcccacactaaaatttgtcttgtcccccattaaattaaacaattatatcaaaacccaccccattattttttgtcccccatgcttaacataaaaaataacaaaatgtacaattcctaaactacccctccgaccttactgaaattaccaaactacccctgaacgtactgcaaattaccaaactacccccatcagctataacagatcgattaatcacactcaaccaaaatatagccaatatgaccaatttctacacaaattcacacaacaaatcacatgaacatgatttcttcaacatttcaacaacaaatcacatgaacacaaaatgaacaacaaagaacaactaaaatttgattgaacaatattcttagcaacaaacaaacctattttcagattcaacaataataacaacaaacaagtatatttagatttctaaattcaataatattgaacttaaaatcaactctaacaacattacaaccaacaattcctatattaaacttaaacaagattatgagacaaattcaagaaataatcataaatgataaacaataaaacaagaaatcaaactatacaaatttcggattcaagatcaaccaaacaaagtacaaacatgaatgaaaatattcaataaaaataacaaaacatgacggattcacatgatttaaacaatgttaataatttctgaaaatacataaaacacatgaaacaatatttaagaaacaattaatttaaacttcaatttgaatctaacaaacttttacctaaacaataaaacaatgaaataaacatgaaaaaccactaattaaatttccatttgaaatctgaaaattaattcaatcaaaacacatgaacaaactaaaaattaattcaaacgatagacatgaacaaagcaaggatcgaacatttatcgatttttacttcgaaaaaaatataaaaacgaaataaactcaaaaccaactaaccggagatgaatcaacgacgaactcgattgtaaacaaatctgtccgaaaaATGATTATCGTAGATCTTGCCTTCAACGATAAACTCCCCTTTCTCTTGAACTCAAAACAACACAGAACAGACTCAAGCGAAAACCAAACGAATCCTTGATGAAAACGAAGAAGATGACGCGCCATCAAAAGCAGAAACGAAGCTGCAGCAGCTGGTCGACGCAGCTGGAAGGAGGAAGGGAAGCAGCAACGACATGGGGTGAAACGTGAGCAGCTGTGCATGCTCGTCCATGGCGGAGAAGCAGCAGGTCGGAGGAGAAGAAAGGAGGAACAGAAGCAGCAACACTGGGCGCGGGCAGCAACGTTGTGGCAACGGAGGAGCTGGTCGACGCAGCTGTGCGTGCTCGTCCATGGCGGGATGTAAAACTTCACGAGCTGGAGAGTTTCTGGACGTTAAGCAGCAGCGTAAGGTGTGTTTGGACGTAAGGTTGAGGAAGGAGAAAGCAAAAGCAGCTGGTCGATGAGCAAAACGCAGCAACAACGTTGCTCGTCAATAGCGGACGGTGGAGGGGTCGTTTTAATCgagccggggtcgtgagggtgacgtgcgtgtgtgtgtcGAGGGGATAGGCAGGGCGGCCATGGATGATGCTTGGAGAAACTgcaaagggcagccatgggaggtttggaaggtttggagaagaagaaaccaaaGTGGGGGGATGAGTTAgtgtattttttagggttttcttctcttttttttgttttgtgttgtttgtaagataataggggtgtcgggttatggactgggtcaacccagttcgaaatggactgggtcgtttgggaagattgagccattttttgggcctgtggcttgaaatcgaagaagagggccaattccgactttctttattttttcgctctcttttcttgttttatttttataaaactaaattataaaaatacttaaactattattaagaactaaattaagttataaaagagcaaattaactcccaataataattaacgcacaattaagtaataattaagcataaaattgtatatttggacattaaatgctaaaaatgcaaacgatgcctatttttgtaatttttacttttttgtaaaacaaacttagttactaacaattgaaaaattaaatcctacatgcgaaatgcgacatatttttgtatttttaataatttaacaaataaacatgcatagacaaacatacaaatagttacacaaaatatcacaaaaattgcacaccaagaaaaattattttatttttgaattttttgggagtaattctcatatagggcaaaaatcacgtgcttacaaatacTGTAAACATTCTAGAACCCttactgacttgattaccttttgtttttctttattattttttattctcatcccctaaggttggttcgcacatacggGCATCATCAacgtatcacaccagatctagaggccctacacctcctcctcctccaggTAATACAAAGAGTAgagggaaagctaaaatggatgacttaagtggtattcaaaAGGAAAATGCGGAGAATGCAAAAACTTTAGACGGTCGGAGTACTTTGGCACAAAATGATTTGGTCTtacggttggaacaaaagatactataGTTACAAGGAGAACTTAAGCAGGTCTGTAACTTAGAAAACATatccctcaccctgaatgtccccgatgtcaaccaacaaaataccaagaacccagcacctccccaaaaaaCACCAAACCAGCATCCACGAAACCCTCCCGCACCACATCAATATGCTACACCACCTCAATCTCAATCCCTTACTGATACCAACTCTACCACAACACCATTATCAACTAATCCAGTACCCACCAACCGCTACCTACCACACTCCCCATAACACACCACAATCTATTACCGACcatcaaaactcaaccaatgatcACCACCACACCCAGATTCCAAGCACTTACCAAAACAATCCTATATATGTGGACTCCATACCTCACTCCACTCAACCaacctcctatacaccagaatttGCTGAGAAAGACCTgttcatcaagaacatggctgaggaactcaaAAAACTGACAAGTcgggttcagggtgtcgaaggaggcaaagggatagaaggtttgaattGTGAAGACTTATGAATACAACCGGATGTAGAACTgtcagagggttacaaacctcccaagttctatatgtttgacggtacaggtgatcctagggttcaTTTAAGGACCTATTatgacaagcttgttggggtcagaaaggatgaaaagatccggatgaaacattttatgaggagtcttattggaGATGCTTTGTCCCGATACATTAGCCAGGATCCTAAaaaatggtccaactgggtgagtatAGCGTTTGATTTCATGGatcgattcaggttcaacacagaaaatgcactagatgttttctacattcagaacctcaagaagaagcccaccgaGACTTTCCGCAAGTTTGCTACTCGTTGAAGGTCaaaagcggccaaggtcaggccagcattggacgaggaacagatgaacaagttcttcgtcaaaGCACAGGACcagcaatactatgaaaggttgatggttattgaaaaccataaattctctgatatcatcaaacttggtgaaaggatcgaagaaggcatcaaaagcgggatggtaacaaactttgaggcactacaggccgcaaacaaagcattacaatcaggcgacATATCAAAGAACAAAGACGTCGGAGCAGTAACGGTGgctcagggcccaaaatctccactcacataccaaaaatctccactcacataccaaacacctccacccacataccaatcGCCTCCACCTATATATCAatcctcatctcccagatattcccaaccaacaACTATTTATCACACCTATAgttcccaaccatctcatttctaGTCACCTCCAACTCGCTAAAATTACCCAAGACCACGACCCAATCTTGACCGCAAACCACCCAAACAATACGCCGCTATTGCTGAGCCCATTGACcggctgtatgaaaggttgaaagccactGGTTACGTCACTCCTATTCCTGCTGTGGCAGGAGAGAAcccatctcaatgggtcaatccaaacaaaacctgtgcgtATCACTCCGGTATAAAAGGACACACCATCAACGAGTGCTAAACATTGAAAGACAAAATTCAGACACAGATTGACAATAAGGTCATACAGGAAAAAGAAGTTGCACCCAACATCCGCAATAATCCTCTCCCGGATCATAGGGGCGGTGGAGTACATGTAATAGAGatagatgaagaatgggatcctgaggggtcaatcaggcTTACTCGAGAGGGTGATGACTTTAAACCAACAGTCTCACTCACTCCCATTATAGTACAAACGCAGTCGCTAGTCGAGGTTCAGGTAGCCAtatcggttccatttgaggtagaggtagctccacctgcagccacccttgttccatttgaagtagaagtggccacacctttcatggtgatagtatcaaccacacctcctttcgatTCAAAAGCAATACCATGAGATTATATTGCCGAAGCTAggtgaaaagggaaggcaaagatggaagaatctaatgttgcacaaggaatgaccagaacCGGAAtggtctatacacctgaacacttaggaggaccaagtaaggatgccactaccaagcagcctgtcattgaaacaAAGCCAGATAActtttggaggaaagtacaggcgagggaatactccgtcattgatcatttgaacaaaacccccacCCAGAtctctatcctgtcactattgcaaaattcataggcgcataagaatgctttgatgaaggtgttaagcgaagcttatgtacccaacaatatcacctgcagAGAGATGGCCAACATAATAGGGCAGGTgctagaaagtcataagataatcttccacgaggatgaactacTGCATGAAGGGTTGAATTataaccgagcattgcatatcatggtacaatttgaagacaaattcattgccagatTTCTGATCGATGAAGGTTCAAGCCtaaacatttgtccgttggatactctgaaaaaaGATTAGGCAAAtgttttcatgaaatacgggcaggaagcatgaacgtgaaagcctttgatgggtctcacagggccacgattggggagattaatctttgtctgcagatggggccaacttggttcgacgttgaattccaagtgcttgacatatcaacttcatacaatcttctgttgggtcggccttggatacatgccacTGGGGATGTTGCTTCCACACTACACCATGCCGTGAAATTCGAGTGGAACCattaggaggtgatcattcacgaagATGGGAGTAACCCTATTTACACCAGTCAGACTATCCCAGTTGTCGGgaacagaagaaggctaggaggagaaacttatcatcacatcgaacatgtcaatgccgttgagaaagacaaatggtggagtaacaaaatagaaagcatattagcatggtctgggtatgaacctaacaaagggcttgggaagaatctctaagaaatcaccaaaccaatacagctgaaatgtcatggtactaccttcgggctcggataccagtatacatggcaagagtatgatgattggtcgcctccatggcatggACCTTATTACcttctcgagcaaccagtgccacatctgggtcagacttttcaccaggctgatacaatatggggaactgcagaagaagaagcattagctggGCTGAGAAATCTGTTCCTGGAAGAcgaggatatggattgcagtgcaataattgaggaggagaaagaggaagtcctcaccattcagactgtggagaagggagttgttcttaggaactggactgccacaccatcccgtgCCCGCCGAGTCTCTGGTAGCTTGGCAATCAacttaattttatttctatagccctGCTAGGCATCTAAgatatttttagtaattttgttttaaagacttacttatttcaaataaatgctcgattcatcgagccgtacttattttggatgttttcagctctaatcaatgcattgctatttattatttattattatcttgcacacttttctttctacaacgttGTTATTACTTTTATTGAGGAACCGGTGACTGTAACATGTAATGAGGAAATGCAATATGAGGATAGTAACtcggaggaagaagatgaaatacctgaggaggTTGTCAGataagttgagaactttgagaataaacctaaatccaacctggacgaaactgaagcagtaaatttgggagacgatGAAACCGTTAAGGAGACTcacataagcattcacttatcaccactAGAGAAAGAGGAGTACGTCCGTTTCTTAAAAAATATTAAGATATATTCGCATGGTCATataatgacatgaccggtttgagcacatccatagtggctcacaagttgcctaccaatcaaATGTGCccgccagtgaagcagaaactcagaaaattcaaacaagatatgagcctgaaaatcaaggaggaagttactaagcagatcaaagccaaagttctcaaaGCGATTGAGTACCCAACccggttagccaacattgtaccaattccgaagaaagacaagaaagtcggagtatgtgttgactatagagaattgaatagagcaagtcccaaggacgacttcccactaccaaatatacacatcctgatcaacaattgtgccaagcatgagctccaatcctttgtagcTTGTTTCGcgagttatcaccagatctggatggatgaagaagacgtagagaaaatagcttttattaTACCATGGGgggtgtactgctacaagatgatgccatttggtctgaagaatgctggggctacttacacgagaaccatgacaaccatcttccatgatatgatacataaagaaatagaggtgtatgtggacaatgtcattatcaaatccaagagggtaaagttctttgacaggttaaggaggtacaacttaaaattgaaccccgcaaaatgtacATTCAAGGTTCCCGCAAGAAAGTTATTAGGATTTGTTGTCAGCCGttgagggatcgagctggacccATCCAAAGTTAAGGTTATTCAAGAGTTAACGCCACCTAGGAGTAAAAAGGACGTGATGATCTttctaggacgtctcaactatatcagttgcTTTATAGCACAATtcacagttatatgtgaacccatcttcaagatgttgaggaaagatgccgaaacaagttggaccgaagattgtcagaaagctttcgacaaaatcaagaagtacttgtccacaccaccagtcttggtcccaccggAATCGGggcgacctttgctactctatatttcgatattagatggagccttcggatgtgttctgggacaatatgatgagatatggagaaaggagcaagccatatactacctgagtaaaaaattcacaccttatgaagcacaatACTCTCTGCTGGAATGCACTTACTGTACTTTGACCTGAACAGCtaaaaaattgaggcattacttctatgcctataccacgtacctcatatccaggatggatcccctgaagtacatatttcaaaagcccatgccgactgggaagttagccaagttgcagatactattaagtgagttcgatatcgtatatgtaactcaaaaggcggtcaaaggacaagcattggcagaccatcttgctgaaaatacGGTGGGAGGAGAAGAACCCTTAAAAACATATTCTCCTGATGCAGAAGTgccattcgtaggagaggacattaccgaagcttacgacggttggagaatgttctttgatggagttgcaaatttcaaaggagtgggcattggagctaTCTTGGTATCGAAAACTGgccagcattatccagtgtctgctaaaatcagatttccctacaccaacaacatggcaaagtatgaagcttgcatactaggactcaacatggcaatcgaaatgaatattcaggagctgtTGGTAATcgatgattcagatttgcttgtgcaccaggtacaaagaGAGTGGACCACCAAGAATTCTAAGATATTTCCATACCTGAACCATATACAAGAATTGAGAAataggttcacaaagatagagtttcggcatgtccctagaattcagaatgagtttgctgatgcattggccactttgtcatccatgatacaacatctagacaagaatttcattgacctTATCCCAGTGAAAATTCATAATCAGCCGAcgtattgtgcccatgttgaagaagaaacagacaagaggccttggtttcacgatatcaaagaatacttggcaaaaggagaatattcGGAGCATATAAACCATACTTAGAAACgtacacttcggaggttgtccaatcatTTCTTGCACAGtagaggaaacttgtacagaagaactcttgatttgggattgctaaggtgtgtcgacgcaaaagaggcttctaagctacttgaggagatacatgctaggacctgcggcccacatatgaatggttttgtcttggtcaagaagatacttagggccggttattTTTGGATAACCATAAAG
This sequence is a window from Nicotiana sylvestris chromosome 3, ASM39365v2, whole genome shotgun sequence. Protein-coding genes within it:
- the LOC138888090 gene encoding uncharacterized protein is translated as MTGLSTSIVAHKLPTNQMCPPVKQKLRKFKQDMSLKIKEEVTKQIKAKVLKAIEYPTRLANIVPIPKKDKKVGAVKGQALADHLAENTVGGEEPLKTYSPDAEVPFVGEDITEAYDGWRMFFDGVANFKGVGIGAILVSKTGQHYPVSAKIRFPYTNNMAKYEACILGLNMAIEMNIQELLVIDDSDLLVHQVQREWTTKNSKIFPYLNHIQELRNRFTKIEFRHVPRIQNEFADALATLSSMIQHLDKNFIDLIPVKIHNQPTYCAHVEEETDKRPWFHDIKEYLAKGEYSEHINHT